A portion of the Drosophila innubila isolate TH190305 chromosome 3L unlocalized genomic scaffold, UK_Dinn_1.0 0_D_3L, whole genome shotgun sequence genome contains these proteins:
- the LOC117787990 gene encoding peritrophin-48, with the protein MNSITSKLKILQLVLGVILLCVVQNVRSDFDPKLICSLVVDGTKMNDPRACNAWIECVDGKPIGGSCDDGFSYDRESKSCLPSDTVKCISSDPCAGVETGFAADPYSCNGYYYCKNSKGTRGECKEGYNFNPGTFDCLRNFPCTLGMDPDSICNILPDGVFIKDHTNCNGWQMCWKGNVITDTCSGTFFFDPVHGKCDYPQNVECVHTEPPPLKADPVSCPQSGIFVPDKQSCNGYFYCHENPEGDMVLLPGICHESRFFSIENHGSCVRQEKIHCPYDRCVHLGFTNIELANLSDDGCRGYAICQDGKTIDTGTCPDGEYFDEVSQRCTNEVITYAACAQSKETTIAS; encoded by the exons atga ATTCGATTACATCAAAACTGAAGATATTACAATTAGTGCTGGGTGTCATCCTATTATGTGTTGTGCAAAATGTGAGATCTGATTTCGATCCGAAACTTATCTGCTCGCTGGTTGTGGATGGCACAAAAATGAACGATCCTCGAGCGTGTAATGCTTGGATAGAGTGTGTAGATGGAAAGCCCATTGGCGGCAGCTGTGACGATGGATTCTCATACGATAGGGAGAGTAAAAGTTGTCTGCCCTCGGATACGGTCAAGTGCATCTCCAGTGATCCATGTGCAGGAGTAGAGACAGGATTTGCCGCCGATCCATACTCCTGCAATGGCTATTACTATTGCAAGAATTCCAAGGGAACTCGCGGAGAGTGCAAAGAGGGATATAACTTTAACCCCGGCACCTTTGACTGCCTACGGAACTTTCCCTGTACACTTGGAATGGATCCAGATAGCATATGCAACATATTGCCCGACGGCGTCTTTATCAAAGATCACACCAATTGTAATGGCTGGCAAATGTGCTGGAAAGGCAACGTTATCACTGACACCTGTTCCGGCACCTTTTTCTTCGATCCCGTACACGGCAAGTGTGATTATCCCCAAAATGTTGAGTGCGTTCACACAGAGCCCCCACCCCTAAAAGCAGACCCTGTCTCCTGCCCACAGTCAGGTATATTTGTGCCCGATAAGCAGTCTTGCAATGGCTATTTCTACTGTCATGAAAATCCCGAAGGTGATATGGTTCTATTGCCAGGCATTTGTCACGAAAGTCGATTCTTCAGTATCGAAAATCACGGTTCTTGTGTACGTCAAGAAAAGATTCATTGCCCCTACGATCGCTGTGTTCATTTGGGATTCACAAACATTGAGCTGGCTAACCTGTCGGATGATGGATGTCGAGGATATGCCATTTGTCAAGATGGCAAGACAATTGACACGGGAACGTGTCCCGATGGGGAATACTTTGATGAAGTCTCTCAACGCTGCACCAACGAGGTCATAACTTATGCAGCATGTGCTCAATCCAAAGAAACTACTATAGCCTCGTGA
- the LOC117787191 gene encoding peritrophin-44-like codes for MKALLRSGTAIFLLAVCVFQPLEALRGHEDLCRLFKTGTVIRKPGTCNEYIECINDQGTPRKCETDLVFDPSSKKCVKATATNSVHCGNLCDGLDKIFVADPTDCQNYFYCEKGNSLKGHCDGSQHFDEATQRCQYGVDSLCVDVGNICEILPDKTKFKQETDCNEYYECKSGKHSLKSCSSSQYFNVETGSCMAKNKVPCDAHSKKNVCTKTTGLVSSPITGYVSDGATCRGYFHCANKGSVADIDPVWNQCPAGLFYDQVKKQCAQPTSVVCTHNRCDGRGTMLVTSSSNNCHNYIRCENGIEMGESTCHWDHFFDEATQGCVSHMIYDGCCDGRD; via the exons atgaaag cgCTCCTAAGATCTGGTACTGCAATCTTCCTGCTTGCAGTATGTGTCTTCCAGCCCCTTGAAGCGCTGCGTGGCCATGAAGATCTATGCCGTCTCTTCAAGACTGGAACCGTGATACGTAAGCCAGGAACTTGTAACGAGTATATTGAGTGCATCAATGATCAGGGTACGCCGCGTAAGTGTGAAACTGACTTGGTATTCGATCCCAGCTCGAAGAAGTGCGTGAAAGCAACGGCCACCAATAGTGTTCACTGTGGCAATCTCTGCGATGGATTggataaaatatttgttgctgaTCCGACAGACTGCCAGAATTACTTTTACTGTGAAAAAGGCAACTCCTTGAAGGGCCATTGCGATGGATCACAGCACTTTGATGAAGCCACTCAGAGGTGTCAGTACGGAGTCGATTCTCTCTGCGTGGACGTTGGAAACATTTGCGAAATATTGCCggacaaaacaaagtttaagCAGGAAACGGACTGCAACGAATACTATGAGTGCAAGAGTGGCAAACATTCTCTGAAATCATGCTCGAGTTCCCAATACTTTAACGTCGAGACCGGCAGTTGCATGGCTAAGAATAAAGTTCCGTGCGATGCTCATTCTAAAAAGAATGTTTGCACGAAAACAACCGGATTGGTTTCTAGCCCCATAACTGGCTATGTGTCTGACGGTGCCACTTGCCGTGGATACTTCCACTGCGCCAACAAGGGCAGCGTGGCTGACATTGATCCCGTATGGAATCAGTGTCCAGCGGGACTATTTTACGACCAGGTCAAAAAGCAGTGTGCCCAACCGACTTCGGTGGTGTGCACACATAACCGCTGCGATGGACGCGGAACCATGCTCGtgaccagcagcagcaacaactgccacAACTACATCAGATGTGAAAACGGAATTGAAATGGGAGAGTCGACGTGCCACTGGGATCACTTCTTCGATGAGGCCACCCAGGGATGCGTAAGCCATATGATATACGATGGCTGCTGTGATGGCCGTGATTAA
- the LOC117787411 gene encoding peritrophin-44 isoform X1, whose protein sequence is MAAFNSKIAALTVVGLLIVCLLRANGYTMENMCEQWWGEGYIGNPTDCNSWGYCQKQKVISRGSCGKGLVFDSASSTCQYNYKVACSTSVASTCSALTNPAYMADPSDCSKYAYCFGNGKSQIQKCPAGQVYAANNNSCIWGPTCPQNSICRFMPNNIYVGDPTNCGSYLQCLNGYGIPGSCPSTHFYNAATGNCETTNPCTNNGGNPTDGDSNIVTLPPSQTACTRATTTFVTDKATCYGFYSCSPQTMGVWGTCPYGTIYNPSKNQCVSPNAYPCWFNRCQNTNLTYAALKNTGCEQYVYCPNGAQGTCPSGYPYFDEVYQKCVPNKPSYAICTQTAVVPSP, encoded by the exons ATGGCAG CTTTCAACTCTAAGATTGCCGCTCTGACGGTCGTCGGTCTGCTGATCGTCTGTCTGTTGCGGGCAAATGGCTATACGATGGAGAATATGTGTGAGCAGTGGTGGGGCGAAGGATATATTGGCAATCCGACCGATTGCAACAGTTGGGGCTATTGCCAGAAACAGAAGGTGATATCCCGAGGATCCTGCGGCAAGGGATTAGTTTTCGATTCGGCCTCAAGCACCTGTCAATATAACTATAAGGTGGCATGCTCCACCAGTGTGGCTTCAACGTGCAGCGCCCTCACAAATCCTGCATATATGGCCGATCCATCCGATTGCAGCAAGTATGCCTATTGCTTTGGCAATGGCAAATCCCAAATCCAGAAGTGCCCAGCTGGCCAAGTATATGCCGCCAACAATAATTCCTGCATTTGGGGTCCCACATGTCCGCAGAACTCCATTTGCCGTTTCATGCCCAACAACATTTATGTCGGCGATCCAACCAATTGCGGTTCTTATCTGCAGTGCCTCAACGGCTACGGAATACCCGGCTCATGTCCATCCACTCATTTTTATAATGCTGCCACTGGTAACTGTGAAACGACAAACCCTTGCACCAACAATGGCGGAAATCCTACTGATGGTGACTCGAATATAGTTACCCTTCCTCCGAGTCAAACAGCTTGCACCAGGGCTACAACTACATTTGTTACGGATAAGGCAACCTGCTACGGATTCTACAGCTGCTCTCCGCAGACTATGGGAGTGTGGGGCACTTGTCCATATGGAACGATATATAACCCATCAAAGAATCAGTGTGTGTCACCCAACGCTTACCCCTGTTGGTTCAATCGATGCCAGAACACCAATTTGACATATGCGGCTTTAAAGAATACAGGTTGTGAACAATATGTGTACTGCCCGAACGGTGCACAGGGAACATGCCCATCTGGTTACCCATACTTTGATGAGGTTTACCAAAAATGTGTCCCCAATAAGCCCAGCTATGCTATTTGCACACAAACAGCCGTTGTCCCCTCACCATAG
- the LOC117787190 gene encoding cyclin-J isoform X2 gives MTQPALEGNIFTLSERNDYDKEKAERLLKSHWLSDYALDIFKTMKESELRRRPLNFWSTQLNQRPKLIQLCQLIARTYKLSRCALHLSIYYLDRFNDFYTIRPDKLQLVALTCLHVAGQIENTDAFVPRYSQMNCLIRDCYTPFEYKAVERKVLTFFQFELIRPTTASFVEMLACRFLTQEDFVAYNQKLNDSPELADTYPRFNCFEKMVATLAQLLLRMADYTLNDSRTSDLHCWPPVALLLCVR, from the exons ATGACGCAGCCAGCGCTGGAGGGAAATATCTTTACGCTAAGTGAAAGAAATGATTATGATAAAGAAAAAGCCGAG CGCCTTTTAAAATCGCATTGGTTAAGCGACTATGCACTCGACATTTTTAAGACAATGAAGGAGTCGGAGTTGCGTCGTCGTCCTTTGAATTTTTGgtcaactcaactcaatcAGAGGCCAAAACTTATCCAGCTCTGTCAGTTAATTGCGCGCACATACAAACTCAGTCGATGTGCTTTGCATTTGT CAATTTACTATCTGGATCGGTTTAATGACTTCTACACAATACGGCCGGACAAACTGCAGCTGGTCGCGCTCACCTGTCTGCACGTTGCGGGTCAGATTGAGAATACGGATGCCTTTGTGCCACGCTACAGTCAAATGAATTGTTTGATCCGGGATTGTTATACTCCCTTTGAGTACAAGGCTGTGGAGCGCAAGGTTCTTACATTCTTTCAGTTTGAACTGATACGACCCACAACAGCCAGCTTTGTGGAGATGTTAGCGTGCCGTTTTCTTACCCAAGAGGACTTTGTGGCTTATAACCAGAAACTGAATGATAGTCCCGAACTTGCAGATACTTATCCCCGtttcaattgttttgaaaaaatggtgGCGACGCTGGCGCAGCTCCTGCTACGTATGGCTGACTACACCTTGAATG ATTCACGAACGAGCGACCTTCATTGCTGGCCGCCAGTTGCATTGCTGCTGTGCGTCAGGTGA
- the LOC117787411 gene encoding peritrophin-44 isoform X2: MIAFNSKIAALTVVGLLIVCLLRANGYTMENMCEQWWGEGYIGNPTDCNSWGYCQKQKVISRGSCGKGLVFDSASSTCQYNYKVACSTSVASTCSALTNPAYMADPSDCSKYAYCFGNGKSQIQKCPAGQVYAANNNSCIWGPTCPQNSICRFMPNNIYVGDPTNCGSYLQCLNGYGIPGSCPSTHFYNAATGNCETTNPCTNNGGNPTDGDSNIVTLPPSQTACTRATTTFVTDKATCYGFYSCSPQTMGVWGTCPYGTIYNPSKNQCVSPNAYPCWFNRCQNTNLTYAALKNTGCEQYVYCPNGAQGTCPSGYPYFDEVYQKCVPNKPSYAICTQTAVVPSP; the protein is encoded by the exons ATGATAG CTTTCAACTCTAAGATTGCCGCTCTGACGGTCGTCGGTCTGCTGATCGTCTGTCTGTTGCGGGCAAATGGCTATACGATGGAGAATATGTGTGAGCAGTGGTGGGGCGAAGGATATATTGGCAATCCGACCGATTGCAACAGTTGGGGCTATTGCCAGAAACAGAAGGTGATATCCCGAGGATCCTGCGGCAAGGGATTAGTTTTCGATTCGGCCTCAAGCACCTGTCAATATAACTATAAGGTGGCATGCTCCACCAGTGTGGCTTCAACGTGCAGCGCCCTCACAAATCCTGCATATATGGCCGATCCATCCGATTGCAGCAAGTATGCCTATTGCTTTGGCAATGGCAAATCCCAAATCCAGAAGTGCCCAGCTGGCCAAGTATATGCCGCCAACAATAATTCCTGCATTTGGGGTCCCACATGTCCGCAGAACTCCATTTGCCGTTTCATGCCCAACAACATTTATGTCGGCGATCCAACCAATTGCGGTTCTTATCTGCAGTGCCTCAACGGCTACGGAATACCCGGCTCATGTCCATCCACTCATTTTTATAATGCTGCCACTGGTAACTGTGAAACGACAAACCCTTGCACCAACAATGGCGGAAATCCTACTGATGGTGACTCGAATATAGTTACCCTTCCTCCGAGTCAAACAGCTTGCACCAGGGCTACAACTACATTTGTTACGGATAAGGCAACCTGCTACGGATTCTACAGCTGCTCTCCGCAGACTATGGGAGTGTGGGGCACTTGTCCATATGGAACGATATATAACCCATCAAAGAATCAGTGTGTGTCACCCAACGCTTACCCCTGTTGGTTCAATCGATGCCAGAACACCAATTTGACATATGCGGCTTTAAAGAATACAGGTTGTGAACAATATGTGTACTGCCCGAACGGTGCACAGGGAACATGCCCATCTGGTTACCCATACTTTGATGAGGTTTACCAAAAATGTGTCCCCAATAAGCCCAGCTATGCTATTTGCACACAAACAGCCGTTGTCCCCTCACCATAG
- the LOC117787991 gene encoding uncharacterized protein LOC117787991: MEIRIHFAVLVSICLGVSQSVEETANIEITDLSHICNGRAEDNLVPHPFNCNAYFACSTVPTLFYCDQGLIFDEDRLECDVPEKAHCSSMNAQFTSTSSGPNGYLDSDTGIQANIDIDWWEQKPQPIFVAVDVSTGEAVSPMEKYDPQHIECRHFGAYFLPHPKNCQLYFICAYGHLHRHQCGIGTLWNYKSSECQISVRAECYGNSNSNLQPSKRPMLQTANTPSTTPGQVTVCYIVSTSSSLTSERETTTSVTAPSPTRASQSTLICPSERQSYLPHATDCSKYYICIAGMPVLTSCPKGLFWDQKSGYCDQAKNVKCFQNE; the protein is encoded by the exons ATGGAAATACGTATCCATTTCGCAGTGCTTGTGAGCATCTGTTTGGGAGTTTCCCAGTCCGTGGAGGAGACAGCTAACATAGAGATAACCGACCTGAGCCAT ATCTGCAATGGCCGTGCGGAGGATAATTTGGTGCCGCATCCCTTCAACTGCAATGCCTACTTTGCCTGTTCCACGGTTCCCACGCTCTTTTATTGCGATCAAGGATTGATATTTGATGAGGATAGGTTGGAATGCGATGTTCCCGAGAAGGCCCATTGTAGTTCCATGAATGCTCAATTCACCAGCACGAGCAGTGGACCCAATGGATACTTGGACAGTGACACTGGGATTCAAGCTAATATTGATATCGATTGGTGGGAGCAGAAGCCACAGCCAATCTTTGTTGCCGTCGATGTGTCCACTGGAGAAGCTGTTAGTCCCATGGAGAAGTACGATCCGCAGCACATTGAGTGCCGTCACTTTGGCGCTTACTTCTTGCCACATCCCAAAAATTGTCAGTTGTACTTCATCTGCGCCTACGGACATTTGCATCGTCATCAATGTGGAATTGGCACGCTTTGGAACTATAAGAGCTCCGAGTGTCAGATAAGTGTGAGAGCCGAATGctatggcaacagcaacagcaacttacAACCAAGCAAGCGCCCCATGTTGCAAACAGCCAATACACCCAGTACAACACCTGGTCAGGTTACCGTCTGTTACATTGtgagcaccagcagcagcttaACCAGCGAGCGAGAGACGACGACAAGTGTGACTGCCCCATCTCCAACACGTGCATCGCAGAGTACACTCATTTGTCCATCGGAGCGTCAGAGCTatctgccacatgccacagatTGTAGCAAGTACTACATTTGCATTGCTGGCATGCCGGTGCTGACTTCCTGCCCCAAGGGCCTCTTTTGGGATCAGAAGTCGGGATACTGTGACCAAGCGAAAAATGTCAAGTGCTTTCAAAATGAGTAA
- the LOC117787989 gene encoding peritrophin-44, translated as MQAVRGVLAVFVLALVGIVSGGKMISDFPKLSVQQMCELMPADTSFLRPHTCNYWVRCPANNTSLEEGTCAAGLNYNKDLGRCTMAANVDCPYSKDSISTTDNLCANETDGTFLADNSSNDCKGYILCKARRENKSNCPNNLIFNPTTRSCVYTNQYRCPVNGAKTKSPACLSLPNNTRLANDEHCEKYYICVDDILYERECSDQSAYDVVLGRCVSALNATCYSTAKLPPPENTFCTSMGKPKVGYFADDESCSHYYICGDTVNGKHDTNPQHLQCGQGLYFDYEKLSCRERLNVRCTLDRCADTSLTYVNVLGDCQAYARCSGGATVGSGRCPADYYFDERSQGCTPVNHNYVACAA; from the exons ATGCAAGCAG TTCGAGGAGTCCTGGCCGTGTTTGTCTTAGCACTGGTCGGCATCGTTAGCGGCGGCAAAATGATATCTGACTTTCCGAAACTATCGGTTCAACAGATGTGTGAGTTGATGCCGGCGGATACGAGTTTCCTGCGTCCGCATACCTGTAACTATTGGGTACGTTGTCCGGCAAATAATACCAGCTTGGAGGAAGGCACCTGTGCCGCCGGTTTGAACTACAACAAGGATCTGGGACGTTGCACCATGGCTGCAAATGTGGATTGCCCCTATTCAAAGGATTCGATCAGTACCACCGACAATTTATGCGCTAATGAAACGGACGGAACCTTCTTGGCCGACAACAGTAGCAACGATTGCAAGGGCTACATTCTGTGCAAGGCACGGCGCGAGAACAAGTCCAACTGCCCCAACAATTTGATCTTCAATCCGACAACACGCTCCTGCGTTTACACCAATCAATACAGGTGTCCTGTCAACGGTGCAAAGACAAAGTCTCCCGCCTGCCTTTCCTTGCCGAACAACACTCGGCTGGCCAATGATGAACATtgtgaaaaatattacatCTGCGTCGATGATATTCTCTATGAGCGTGAGTGTTCCGATCAAAGTGCCTACGATGTTGTCCTGGGTCGCTGTGTGTCAGCCCTGAATGCCACCTGTTACAGCACGGCCAAATTGCCGCCACCGGAGAACACATTCTGCACTTCAATGGGAAAACCTAAGGTGGGATACTTTGCTGATGACGAATCCTGCAGCCATTACTACATCTGTGGCGATACCGTCAACGGCAAACACGACACTAATCCCCAACATCTGCAATGCGGTCAGGGACTGTACTTTGACTACGAGAAACTCTCCTGTCGCGAACGTCTCAATGTCCGTTGCACCCTCGATCGCTGTGCTGACACCAGCCTCACCTATGTGAATGTCCTTGGTGATTGTCAGGCCTATGCCCGCTGCTCTGGTGGCGCCACAGTCGGATCGGGACGTTGCCCCGCCGATTACTACTTTGATGAGCGCAGCCAGGGCTGCACACCCGTCAACCACAACTACGTCGCATGCGCTGCCTAA
- the LOC117787992 gene encoding charged multivesicular body protein 5-like, which produces MQDDMADMLEQADEVQEAMGRTYGMPEVDDDDLQAELDALGDEIALDDVTSYLDGVTKAPDREPGADSIVPGKVFQRNIMYTS; this is translated from the coding sequence ATGCAGGACGACATGGCCGATATGCTGGAGCAGGCTGATGAGGTGCAGGAGGCAATGGGACGCACCTACGGAATGCCCGAGGTGGACGATGATGATTTGCAGGCCGAACTTGATGCCTTGGGCGATGAGATCGCCTTGGACGATGTTACCAGCTACTTAGATGGCGTCACTAAGGCGCCTGACAGAGAGCCAGGTGCCGACAGCATCGTACCGGGAAAGGTATTCCAGAGAAATATAATGTATACTTCATAG